A region of Haliotis asinina isolate JCU_RB_2024 chromosome 7, JCU_Hal_asi_v2, whole genome shotgun sequence DNA encodes the following proteins:
- the LOC137290444 gene encoding histone H1-delta-like, giving the protein MADAAPAKSPAKAAKKKTSKPKKAASHPKYCDMIKKGIVVLKERGGSSRQALLKYILANYKVDSNAAKVHLKLALRAGVKNGTLKQSKGTGASGSFKIGEKSEKAKKPRAKKVTKPKAAGVKRVKKPKAAGAKKSPKKASKKSKTPKKPAAKKPSKPKTTKKSPAKKASKPKKPKSPKKKGAAKK; this is encoded by the coding sequence ATGGCCGACGCCGCACCTGCAAAATCACCCGCTAAGGCAGCAAAGAAGAAGACgtccaagccaaagaaggcagCAAGTCACCCTAAATACTGTGACATGATCAAGAAAGGCATCGTTGTTCTGAAAGAACGTGGTGGTTCTTCTCGCCAGGCTCTCTTGAAGTACATTTTGGCCAACTACAAAGTTGACTCAAATGCTGCCAAAGTTCACCTGAAGCTGGCTCTCCGTGCTGGTGTCAAGAACGGAACTCTGAAGCAGTCCAAGGGAACCGGTGCCTCCGGATCATTCAAGATCGGAGAGAAGTCCGAGAAGGCAAAGAAGCCCAGGGCCAAGAAAGTTACCAAACCCAAGGCTGCCGGAGTTAAGAGAGTAAAGAAGCCAAAGGCAGCTGGCGCCAAGAAATCGCCCAAGAAGGCATCAAAGAAGTCAAAGACACCCAAGAAGCCCGCAGCAAAGAAACCATCTAAACCAAAGACAACCAAAAAGTCTCCCGCCAAGAAGGCATCAAAGCCCAAGAAGCCCAAGAGCCCCAAGAAGAAAGGAGCAGCCAAGAAGTGA
- the LOC137291436 gene encoding phosphatidylinositol 3-kinase regulatory subunit gamma-like, translating to MSGENKQAQSENDNYLKWTEPDKGLKRAQWYWGDISRIEAGEKLFDTSDGTFLVRNSSTPGEYTLVLRKDGTNKCIKILRQNNLFGFAEPCEFPSVVELIEKYQTTSLKIHNRSLDIKLLYPFTRLEHSWLTEEDEGDNLYTKLSKLMEVNKKYLEKHKAYNNHHDKYDFLSMEVQRCYLSLDAMLKMQTMMEDQQQTLLQHHGQLSQHEIPLFERNMKLQESRLVSLKESYNKQRHLADQMNIDNNRAINDMINLRPEVKRLANQREEMRRNVLNEGLSQDFVDGLLEEEKGVSLCHYNQDSWYVRCDRLEAESLLANKSHGTFLVRPKLDNNQHALSVMCRDHVQHCIILHVKGRGYGFTEDLCLFGTLKELVIKYRRISLAEHNTHADVTLIYPLYYYQGDQAH from the exons ATGTCTGGCGAAAATAAACAG GCTCAAAGTGAGAATGACAACTACTTGAAATGGACTGAGCCAGACAAAGGTCTGAAAAGGGCCCAGTGGTACTGGGGGGACATCTCCAG GATCGAGGCTGGAGAGAAACTATTTGACACCTCTGATGGCACCTTCTTGGTGAGGAACTCCAGCACTCCAGGGGAATATACTCTAGTTCTCAG GAAAGATGGTACCAACAAATGCATCAAGATCCTCCGCCAGAACAACCTGTTTGGTTTTGCGGAGCCATGCGAATTCCCGTCTGTGGTGGAGCTGATAGAGAAGTACCAGACCACATCACTGAAGATTCACAACCGCAGCCTAGATATCAAACTACTGTACCCATTCACACGTCTAGAGCATTCT TGGCTGACCGAGGAGGATGAAGGGGACAATCTATACACGAAGCTGTCCAAACTAATGGAAGTCAACAAGAAGTATCTGGAGAAACACAAGGCCTACAACAACCACCATGACAAGTACGACTTTCTCAGCATG GAGGTCCAGCGCTGTTACTTGTCCCTGGATGCGATGTTGAAGATGCAGACCATGATGGAGGATCAGCAGCAGACGTTGCTGCAGCACCATGGCCAACTTAGCCAGCACGAGATCCCCTT GTTTGAGCGAAACATGAAGCTGCAGGAGAGTCGTCTGGTGTCGCTGAAAGAAAGCTATAATAAGCAGAGACATCTGGCAGACCAAATGAACATTGACAACAACAGAGCCATCAATGACATGATCAACCTGAGGCCAGAAGTCAAGCGACTTGCTAATCAGCGTGAAGAAATGAGGAG GAATGTCTTGAACGAAGGCTTGAGTCAAGACTTTGTGGATGGGCTGCTGGAAGAGGAGAAGGGTGTGTCACTCTGTCATTACAACCAGGACAGCTGGTATGTCAGGTGTGACCGGCTAGAGGCCGAGAGCCTGCTTGCCAACAAATCCCATGGAACCTTCCTTGTACGTCCAAAGTTGGACAACAACCAGCATGCACTCTCTGTGAT GTGTCGAGACCATGTCCAACATTGTATCATATTACATGTAAAGGGACGTGGCTATGGTTTCACTGAAGATCTCTGTCTCTTTGGAACCCTCAAGGAACTTGTTATCAAGTATCGTCGCATCTCACTGGCCGAACACAACACTCACGCTGACGTAACTCTCATCTACCCCCTATACTACTACCAGGGAGATCAGGCACATTGA